The window GCCATGAACACGATCAGCCAGTTGACGCTGAAGGCCACCCTGCCTGGTGTACCCGACTTCTACCAGGGCACGGAGTTGTTCGATTTTTCGCTGGTCGACCCCGACAATCGCCGCTCCGTCGATTTCGAGCAGCGCCGAAAGGCGTTCGTGGATGCCCCCGTCGGTTGGCCGGACTTGACGGCCCATTGGCGCGACGGCCTCTTCAAGCTGCAATGGACCCGGCAGTTGCTCATGCTACGCCGAACTTTCCCGGACATTTTTACGCAAGGCAGCTACCAGCCGCTCGACGTTAGTGGCCCCCACAGCGATCACGTCGTCGCATATGCAAGACAGCGTCGGCGCGATACGCTGATCGTCATCGTCTGCCGGAAGTTCGCAAGGTTGACCGACGGCGGGCGCCACTGGCTCAACGTCGACCACGTCGATGCATCGATCGACATTGCGGACTTCGTGGTCCGCGACGTCGCCATTCGTGAGGCCTTGCAGTCGGGTGGCGCTTTGCCGGCATCCCTAGCGTTGAAGGGTTTTCCGGCTGCAGTTCTGCCGGCAACGATCCAAAGCTAAACGCCATCAGCCTGGCAGCCGACTTCGATTGATCCCCAGTGATAAACGTTTGCCTGTTAGTGAACAGCACTCCCTCGTCCTATCAATTGCACTGACGGGCTAATTTTTATCTCAGGATCGTCGCCACCGTCTTGAACCGTTCACTGTCGCCGATGCTCTCATCAGCAAACCCGACCTGACCATCTCCCCCATCGATGGGCGACGGCCGACATGGAACATGAGACATGAACGCGACGACGTCACAACGCATCCTACATCGCATCAGAGCCTGGGCTTTCGAGACATTGCCGACTGCACGCGAACTCGGCCGACTGCTGGATATGACAAAGGCCAGACTCCACGATTCTTCCAGCAGGCACACCAGCGCTCCGCAAAGCAGCCAACACACCAATACTGTATCCGCCGGCTCACCCCTCCGCGGTGCACCAGTTCGCGTCTCTCCACCGGCGCTCTACTGCCCGTTCCCCAGCGCCGTCCACGACGACGTCCATTCCATCGAGGAGGGCACCATTACGTGGATGAAGCGCTACGGCTACATCAAGACGCCAGGTGAGGAAGAAAGCGCCCGAAAAGCCCAGTTCGGCATCCGCGCGGCCCGCGTCCACCCCATCGGTTGCACCGAAGCGATCCAGTTCGTCTCCAACCTGACGGTGTGGCTCTTCCTGACGGATGACGTTTATGTCGAGGAGCCGGGCATGTCGCGCACCCTTTCGATCACGACCGACCACATCATCCGCTCCATTCGCATCCTTCGAGATCCGGAAGATGTCTCCTCGGGCCTGGGTGCTTCCCTGCTGGCGCTGCAGGACATCAGCCGGCACCTCAGAGTCCTGGCGACACCCGAGCAGATCGACCGCTTCGTCAACGGAATGATCGAATTTTTTCTGGCCGGCTGCTGCGAAGCCGTCTCCTTTTCCCGCAAGACACTGCCGGCGGAAGCCGACTACATCCCGGTGCGTGATGCGATCAATTGTCTGCGCTCGGTGTGCTTTGTGTTTATCGAGATCGTCGGAGGCCACGAATTGCCTGGCCCCATATGGTGCGGTGCCGATTTGCAAGCCGTCGTCGGCAAGGCCACACGAATCGTTTCGAATCACCACGATATTCTGTCCGGGCTTCGCGAGCTTTCACAAGACATCCCGATGAACCTGCCGGCGGTCATTGCCCGTGAACAGGGGCTTCCTATTACGGAGGCTTTTGCACACGTCGGCGATCAGGCGAACGCCGAT is drawn from Bradyrhizobium prioriisuperbiae and contains these coding sequences:
- a CDS encoding terpene synthase family protein; protein product: MNATTSQRILHRIRAWAFETLPTARELGRLLDMTKARLHDSSSRHTSAPQSSQHTNTVSAGSPLRGAPVRVSPPALYCPFPSAVHDDVHSIEEGTITWMKRYGYIKTPGEEESARKAQFGIRAARVHPIGCTEAIQFVSNLTVWLFLTDDVYVEEPGMSRTLSITTDHIIRSIRILRDPEDVSSGLGASLLALQDISRHLRVLATPEQIDRFVNGMIEFFLAGCCEAVSFSRKTLPAEADYIPVRDAINCLRSVCFVFIEIVGGHELPGPIWCGADLQAVVGKATRIVSNHHDILSGLRELSQDIPMNLPAVIAREQGLPITEAFAHVGDQANADMRSFVDMINRIFADQPDPSVRTYVDGLKAWIRGNLDWSLTTGRYRVCDYV